GGATGGGAGCGGGGGCAGGGTGAGGTGTGCATTGTTGAGGAATAAATGGATCATGAATGCAGCTCCAGTAGAGAGCAGCTCTGTTTTATGGAGCGTTCATTCCATAATAGCCCTGTTGCCCCACTCGGTGGCGTAAATCATCGGTGCTGCTATTTCTGGGCTGGATGGCGCTCGGTCGGGAAGTATATTTGGTATTCCAGGATTGATCCGGCCTCTAGGATGTTTTCCCACCGCAGGAGAAGTCTTCTCCTGTTTTTACCTGCAGTTTTCATGAAGGACTTTGGGGGAAAGGGATGATTCTTTTTTCCCATGATGACCAGATGTGCGTTAGCGGGAGTTAAATACGGCTCCAGTCTGGTGCCCCGTGCCGACCCAGTTCCCTAATCGCTCCTTCCGGTGTGTTATTATTTCTTCTAAGAACCAGGGCCTGCATCCCTCTCCAGTGTCCCATGAatcccagcccccccaccccccacccctcggtgttcctctcctccagccttcttTCCCTTCTTGTTGCCCCTTTTGtcctcttcttttttcattCTCACTCTTGTCACTtccatttaccccccccccccccctccttccttctaGCCAGGTTCCAATAAACTGTACAGTCTGGCTCATTTGACAGTTATAAAATAATTTTTTGTGCTGATCAGCTATCGGTGACCCAGAATAACCAATTAGGATGCTAGCTAACGATGCTAACTCCCATTTGCCACTActattgttttttattttgaacgTTACCTTGAGTTGTGGGCGATTCTCTTAGGTGTAACCTCACTTGTCACCTTCAGGAAGGCGTCCTGGCTCTTGCTCCATAGCGGACTTATCCGGCCATCTGGGCTGCACACCTCGGTGTAAATGGAAGCCAGATGACAGTTTGTCCTTCCAATTTGTTCAGCGTTGAGCTGTAATGTATTATATCACTTGTGGGGACACAGCATTGCTGTACCAGggcacctcctctctctcccccccccccccccaatcatccATCCTTTGCTACATCTCTTGTACATCTTAATCTCTCCCCCtcctgttttctgctgcttctctgttaTTCACCCCCCTTTCCCTTCCagcctctttccctccatctttctctccatctgccGGCACTAGctagctcccccccccccgtgacgaCAGTCTGTTTGCATAGCTATTGTCTTACAGCGGCTGCAGCGGCAGTTCCCCGATTTTAGTCTTTCACTCCTCacttcactcccccccccccccctccccccttttctctgtctctcccagTAGAATGAGAAGTGAGGGAGTAGCGGAGAGGATGGGGAAGAGTAAAGATGCGTTAGCTAGCCACAGCCAGTAATCCGACTGGACCACCGTCCATCCGCGCTCTGAAGGATTTCATCTATTTATTTAGTGACTGAATCTTCTACaaaccctccccccctcccctcccctcccagccCCTCTGGACAGTCTGACCGAGCTTCCGTTTCGTGCGCGTGGAGGAGGACATTAAAGCGGCGCTAGGACGTTTGGCTGTCTCGGAGGCAGCGACGGGCGGCTGGCTGCATTGTGTTGCTTTGATGACCCCTGCTGTGTAGCTGCCTGCTCATcaaccctctctctctctctctctctcgctctctctctgtcgtTCGTTCTCCCTCccctttctgtctcctctctttcctcctccttgtcctcctcctcctctccatcacagCTCCTGGCCAAGCCATGTTCGGCACAGAATCCTCATGTAAGTACCACCGACATCCTCCTGCCTTCTTTGTCTGTCCGCGTtactgtgtgttttacatgCGTTTATTagggggaggaggatggggaaATGATTATGGCTTCCTTTTCCCCTgcattcctcctcttctcttcctgttttgccTCCATGGCTGCTGGTGGCAGACGGCATGGGGAGAAATCTGGGATATACCATTTTAGCTCTCTAAGCTAGCTAGCTTAGAGAGCTTGCTGGCTCCTTTGCATTCTCTCACTGCTAACTTTactctttgtgtgtctgtgagtgccTGTGTTTTCAGCTAGAATTGCACTTCTTCAGCACATCTTTGCGCCCCTTTGTGGTTCTGCATGTCAGAAAATGCAcgtttattgtttgtttgtttttttaatcctgATAAAGCAAATGTCCCTCATTTTTAGCTCGACTGCCGTAGAGTGGCGAGTGAAGCATCTCCAGCCATCGGTGCTATCAAACAGCACCCAGCTGTTAGCTCACGCGCGTCTTAGCGAGCTGCAACCCTCTGAACCTCACTGAGACCCGCTGTAGTCTTTATCTGTTGATGTCTCCATCAGGCTTTCCTCCCCTTAAACCCCACCCTCGCTAAGGAAAGCCTTGTTCCCCCCACCACTACCACCATGCCTCATTATGCCACATCAACAGCGTCTAATCCAATATAATCATCTTTTCTGGTAAGTTTCTTTAAAGTCAGCTGGCAGGAGTGGTGCTGCGGTGTGTCAGTGCTCTTGCTGTTCCAGCCATAGTACACGTTGTCCCCCCCTGAGCAGTAATCTGTAAAAGGAACCGCCGGGAGGACGGATATTCTGGACCCAGATTAGATTTCAAGGCGGAAATCGTCCCGTCGCTCGGCGTGGGGTCCTGGGTTCTTGTTTAAATTTAAGGTCATTTCAGGGTCAAACACGATGCTTCCTTTGGGCCTCGTCTGTTCCATGGAAGATCTGCATATTTGGGTTAAACGGGCATTTTTAAATCGTCCGTTTCTCTTTGACAACAACCGGGCAGCAGCAACGCGTCTTCAGAGCATCTCAGCAGCTTTTATTAATTACAAGATGAAGAACTCACCCACACACCTGCTGCCGTGCTTAATCATTACTGCAGCCGAGGTGCTGGGGCCTTTCCTCAGAAGGCAGGAGCAGCACGAACGTCTCGCTGACACTGTTGTGGGCAGGAATAGTCAGTTATCCATTTTGGGAGGGTCCCAGGTTTTCTAGGGGGTCCTGAAATGAAGAGTCCTGGAACGGCAAAGACCTGTTGGAAAGGGAAGAAGCTGGTTATTGAAGAGAGAAAGTCAGAAAGTTTCAAAGGCGGCATCTGTTCAGGCCgaggctgctttttttttttttattattcttaaACTCGTGGGATTACTTTCTGTGTGCGAAGCCCACCAGAGACCGGAGAGTCTCTGAAAGAGAGGCGCGGGGAGGATCGGGCGCCATTCTTTTTGAATCGTTTGCTCCATCTTTGCATTGTTGGTGAAGTTAGCCGCGAGCTACAGCGTCCAGCTGCCGCTTCCATCATGTAAGCGATGCAGATCCTGCACGAGGCTAAACTTTGTCAGCTCGGAGAGGGTTTGTTCCAGGCTGCAGGAGCCCCCGTTACAGCTAAATaaatggaggaggtgatgaatTTATCTACTTGTCAGTGCAGTCGGCCATAACAGGGAATTTACTGCCCAGGATGCAGCGAGCTCCTTGGAACCTAATTGGACATCAGATTATCCCATGTTAGCAGATGAGAATGAGCTCAGGAATAACAAATTAGTAAACACACGTGTGTTTAGATGGCATTTAGATTTCATCATGACTGCATCAGCTTCAGACTTCCCCCTGGAGCTAACCTTTATTGTTTAGGGCTCTTCTATTCCACTGTCCATGCACATAAATAGAAGACGGCACTCGCTGAATGTGGCCATTTGATGACGGCAACTAGTTGTCACTGTTGCTGTGGTAACCCATGTAAGATCGGCAAAAGAGCGGAGCGATCGGGTTTCTGTGGTAACTGCTGAGTTCTGCTATTTTTGTCTCGTGTGCATGTACAGTGGCTGCAAGTAGTTGAGCCAAACAGGAGGCTTAATTTAGCTTAAGGGTCTTTAGTGGGGGCTTAATCTCACATATACTGGACGGGACTCCGAAGTCTCGCACAGAtcacgacctctgaccccggaAGGATGGAAATGTGGAGGTCTTGTTCCCAATATTGAGTTTTAAGACGGGCTGGGTGGTGTGAGCGCGACACATTCAGGTCAGGAGAGCGAATGCTCAGTGATGGAGAACTTATTGTTGAATAATGTAGCAATATAAAATGGATATTTGATAAGATGACGTCTCTTGGACACCtcttgaaacattttaaaaaccgtCAGCCCCATTCCAAGGCTGTAAAATCCCTCGGTTGTTAAATAATTCAGCCAGCCGGACCAGATTTCTGTGTCACGCGTGCCAAAAGTAACAGAGCTGAGAGTTTCGTTGCTGGTCCGATTCAGAGGTGTTGGGCTTGAACACTTATTAATATCGTATCATTTAATATTCCGTGTTGACACGACGCTCATTACATTTTGTCCCACTTGCAGCGAGGACGTAAATGTGATGCACACGTCtgatttttcctcctctttttagCCACTGTTGCTAACGAAGGGCTCCGCGTTAGAGCGGCGCGCTAACTCTCCGTGGTTGATCTTCATGGACGCGCAGTGAAAATTGAATTGGTTCAGTGGAACCTGGAGCGGAGCCGCAGCATTCGTCCTCATCATTTTCAAATGCTTGAAAAGGCATTTAATTTCCAGAGTgctggagggaaggaagggagagggtTTTCCCTGAGACGGAAGATCGCTCCGGTTCTGTAGCGGATGGATCGGGAAGGTCTGTGGCCACTGGAACAGTCGCTCCGCCTGCCCTAACAGCTGCTTTGGGAAGCCCGAGCAGCCAGTTAGGCCCCAGTTACTCCACTAAAGCAGAGTTATGTTACcagtaaagtaaaaaaaaaaaaaaaaaggcaaacttCTGTGGTTGGATAAAAGTGATAAAACTGAGTGTTGGAGGTGTAAACCTGCGCTGAAGACACTCGTTTATCCCTCCTACCCAAGGGTCATTTAAAGGTTGTCATGGTTACCCCTGCAGGAGTCGGCAAGGCAGCGCCGTTCCCGCCcactttcattaaaatccacCTCACTGATTGGCTAGGCTGCTATCTActgacctcccccccccccccccccccctcccgaaccTGTGCAGGGTAAGGAGCGGGACAACTGGCATAGCTGGGGAACCATTGCCCCTCCCAGCTTTCACTCCCAGGCAGCAGCCAATGGAGGAAGATGATCAAACCAGGGGCCAAACGTGCTCCTTGTCAGAGGCTCAGATCCTGGTCGGGCCGCCGGATGGATGGTGATTACCGCGCCTTGCCAGAGATCGACTCGCAGAAGGTTGTTATTTGGTTGGAGGCTCCAGCggatgaaggatggagggtAAGCGTTGGCGTGCTTCCTCCGGTCTGGTGGCGTGCTGTGTGGCGCCGCTCTGTCTTTGTTCGTGTGCAGCAGGTGTCCCTGTACGTTCGTTATTGACATTCATGAAGTCGAGTCTCGCTCCGCGCACGGCCGAGggcctcctgtgtgtgtgtgtgtgtgtgtgtgtgtgtgtgcgtgtgtgtgtgtgtgtgtgtgtgtgtgtgcgtgtgtgcgtgcgcgcgcctCTTTACTGGACCATCTGGGTGGCTCCACTGGGGGAAGCAGATATCTGTGTTTACACACTGGCGTGTTGGCGGGCGGAACAtacgtgtgtttgtttttagtcCGCTCGGCTTTCGAAAGTACTTAAAAATAAAACGCTGTTGACAAATCGGCGTCGAACTTTGCTCCCCGCCGGAGTTTGTCAGTTGGAGTTGGAGCGAGCAGCTTCCTGTAGCGAGTTTTAAATCAGGAAAAACTGGGATTTTTCCCCCGTCCCCGACGGCCGTTTCGCATAAGCGATCATTGTTCTTCGCACGCTCCAGCTGCCCGAGCCCTCTGAAATCTTTACAGTGTTTACACACGTGTGCAAACACACCCGAGAACGCGGCGCAAACATGTCACCGGCTCACCGCCGACTCCCTTTGTGGCGGACGCTGCCCCTGCCCAGCTGAGAGCTCAGCGGAGGTAGTCGGACCCAGTCAGGGGCGGCACAAGCCCAATTCCAAACGCCTCAGACACGCAGGTCGtgatgtgggcggagcttgtgtgtgtgtttacgcgCACCACGGCGCGGGCCTGTTATCATTCTGGTCAGGCGCAGTCCGCCGGCCGTCCCCTCCTCAGTAAAGGTCACGTCGCCCGTTGTCTCCGGTGACATTTAGTCCCGAGTCTGTCTGTTAAAATTTGTCACTTCCATTCATCATGTGCTCCTCCCATGATGCTCCCTGGCTGCCTCTGTATGAACTCACTCAGCCACGGCACCACAAAGGGGGGTTTATGGCTGTCGGAGCAACCTGCCAAATTAGAGACGCCAGTTATTTAGCAAAGGTCCACCCTGACATGTCCGACGCGTCAACAGATGAATGGAGCGCACGGCTAATGGTGCCGGAGCCGCCTCCTCCTTCCTGGCTGGGATTTCAGGACCTAAAAAAGGGGCGTGTGTGTTAAGGTGGGTAGAATCTCCCCGATCCTTTAGAGCGGCGGAACCCTGGTTTGCTAGGAAACCTTCCCACTCGTCTTTAACGCTGCGAGCATTCAAAGGTCAGAAGTCTTTTATCCCCTCATCAGCTCATGAGAGGAATCAAACATGTGACGTCCCTGACGGGGGAAGGCCCGGAAGCGTCCTTCCTGTCGATGCCCCGCCAGACCTCCTGACGGTTAATCGCACCCCGGTGACGCTTGATCACATTAGGTTTGTTCCAGTTTCCCTCCAGATGGGAATTTCGTGCAGGATCGTCATCAAAGAATTAAATTACTGGTGGATGGTCGCTCTGCTCCGGGACATTTGAGCTAATTGATGATCACGAACTCTCAATCAAGGTGCCCAAATTTGTCCACCGGTGTTTCCACTGcaattaaatgatttatttaggGGTGTCATGTACATATGGATTGTGTTTGAACAGTTTATTGGAGTGAGGATGAGGGGGTTCTGTACGCGACCGGACCGCTGGGTAACGGGTTTTCGACCTCGTCAACAGTCCCGACCAGTCAAAGGCGGCGTCCTCTCAgtgctgacagcagctgtggccACAGGCCCGTCTCAAAGAGCCCTTTTTGCTCAGATGAGAGCGTGCACTTCACAACCATGAATAGCTGCCAGCTGCCcttagtgtgtgtgagtgtgtgtgtgtgtgtgtgggggggggctgtgcgaTCCAACCTTTTCCTGGTGGAGTCAAAACTGCTACAAGTGGAAGTTGCTTTTATACCATCATTGTGACTTTGTTTCTTCCCACGCGGAGTTTCAAATTTAGTTTCATTTACTTTCAACCTTTTGAATGTGAGCTCAGGTTTTATCCATGAAAACGGTGCTGACGACCACCGTCACGTTACACAGACGGGGCTAAAAAGGTTTTACCAATGTACCCTGGTCCGTGACCTTGTTGCCCCAAGGGGTATGAAGAGAACGACAGGAGTCCTCCATAGTCTTAGcttcaccttctccaggtgatCCTGGTACTCTCAGGCTATCGTCTCTATTCTTCATTAGTCCAGCAGTGACGAGCCCTGGTGACGAGCTCTGGGGACGAGCCCTGGGGACGAGCTCTGGGGACGAGCCCTGGGGACGAACTCTGGGGACGGGCCCTGGGGACGGGCCCTGGGGACGGGCCCTGGGGACGAGCCCTGGGGACGAGCCCTGGTGACGAGCTCTGGGGACGAGCTCTGGGGACGAGCCCTGGGGACGAGCTCTGGTGACGAGCTCTGGGGACGAGCCCTGGTGACGAACTCTGGGGACGAGCCCTGGGGACGAGCCCTGGGGACGAGCTCTGGGACGAGCCCTGGGGACGAGCTCTGGTGACGAGCCCTGGGGACGGGCCCTGGGGACGAGCCCTGGGGACGAGCTCTGGGACGAGCCCTGGGGACGAGCTCTGGTGACGGGCCCTGGGGACGGGCCCTGGGGACGGGCCCTGGGGACGGGCCCTGGGGACGGGCCCTGGGGACGAGCCCTGGGGACGAGCCCTGGGGACGAGCTCTGGGGACGGGCCCTGGGGACGAGCTCTGATCAGTCCATCACTTCCCATGAAAATCAACACCCAggtgtttgcatgtgtttgcCCCTTTAATGCCCCCTGCCTCAATTGCCCTCTTGTTCCTGTTGAAGTCCATCACtaattcttttgttttgtcGATATGAAGCTCCGGGAAACGACCCGACAAAGGCTTGTGTCCCTCTTTTCAGTCCTGCTCCGTTAGCCCAGCAGAGCCGGGTCGTCTGCCTGAATCCTGCGTGTGCTGCTCCTGTACATTGGTGCCATGTGGCTCTCGTGGGGCGCTGGTTCCCTGGACTTGATCTGTGGTCCGTTTCCTCATCAGCTTCATACCGTCCCAGCCTCCTCCACGTCGTTCCCTTATCACCCTTATAAACTACAGTATTGGGGGGCCTACACTCTTAGGATTAAATATATCTGTGATGGAATGAGACTGTTCTGATGGGAGATCATCTGGACGATGGCAGAATCTGCAACAGAAACACCCAAAAGTGTCTCTTGTTGTCAGGGtcctgaagctgaagctgacaAACATCGGGCAAAGTCACTTGAACTTTGGAACAAGTGTGTTCTTGTTGCGTGTCCATTGGAGCTGcgtaagtgtgtatgtgtgtgtgtgtgtgtatgtgtgtgtgcatgtaagcTCTGATCTCCCAGTTGAGCAGCATCTTCTGTTGCTGAGGTTCTTCCACATCTGTCCAGGTCCAGACTTCCCAGCATACGCCAGCGTCCCTCCAGCAGCCACCTTTACCCGCGTCATCGTGGATTCTGCTAAATTTAGGCTccgccccccttttccttcgaCCACAGAGTGGAGCTGCATTAAAACCTGCTCGATCAGTCGGGTTTCTTCCGTTTTTAGCCCTGTGTAATCAGTCCAGGAACGCCGATATCGCTGCACGAAGAGCTCCACCGTGAATCCCGCCGACGCCTCCTCTGCTCTCGTCCGTCtgtgcacacgtgcgcacgtcTGACCCTCTCTTTTTGTGTGCCCTCTGTGCAGTAAGCATGTTTCTCAACACCCTGACGCCCAAGTTCTATGTGGCTCTGACAGGCACTTCCTCCCTCATATCAGGACTCATATTGGTAAGAAACACTTGTTTTAGTAGCAGTGTGGTTTAAAATCTGTGTTGAACTGTTGCCGTGGCGCCAGCCTGCAAACATCAGCCCCACCTTCAGGGTCGTCGACGCCGCTCCCTCACCTGACAACTTCCTTCAGAATGCTGGAAGGGTTCAATTAATTTTCCGAGGTGAGGCGACTCCCAGGGCCCAGGGTGTAATTTATTAGGCCTTTAATCACATGGGGCCACGCAGAAGATGGAGAGAACAAATCAATGCTCATTATTTTCTCCACAGGACGAGctgcaacaaacaaacatggccGCCCCCAGAGTCACGTTAGCTCCCTTCAAACCGCAGAAAATCTCCCTTCAAATCATTATTTGGGAGAGGATGgttccttcctgctctccatTGATGCACTGATACGTCCGGCTCTTCCACAGTCTCTCGTGGTGGTGCTGTGGCTAAAGTAGTCCCCCTCATAATTAACCTGCCCACTCTTCCCTCCGGGATATCTGCCGAACTCTGCGTGGGCAGCTTAGAGACGTTTGGGCCCCGCACAGGCCCAGAAAAATGATTCTTAGTTTTCAGGTGAGCTGGAGCTCTAGGAACCGTTTTGAGTTCCTCTCTTAGCGGATTCGTTCCCCTCGTCTTTAATCGATGTGTTTGGGACACTCGTTAGGTTTCTACGTACTAAGAAAGCTCCCTGGCGAGGCTGGAAGCAGCTAAGGTTGAAGGTAGAAAGTTAAGTGCATTCACTCTTCCCTGAGCACAGTCCAGGCCCTGCTGgctggggtcaggggtcaggggtcactcCGGAGTACGTTAACTCTTGTCAATTCTCACCCtgccttctgtctcctctcctccctctcagatATTTGAGTGGTGGTATTTTAGGAAATACGGGACCTCCTTCATAGAGCAGGTGTCTGTCAGTCAcctgcgccccctgctgggcggaGTGGACAGCAGCTCTCCCAGCAACGCCAGCACCAGTAATGGGGAGGCCGATTCCAGTCGACAGAGCGTGTCTGGTAAGAGCCCACGGACGGGACGGCCTCTGAGCACGTGTGTTTAGTGCACGTCGACCATCACATCTTCTCAGGCCATTGTGAAGGATGAGCTCTCTTTTTCTGAGTTTTTAGAGAAATTTAGCTCCAAATATCAACTTCAGTGCGACTTCAGCCCTGCCTTTAATCCTCCGACAGCTCTGAcgtgctttttattttttttttgtggaataAAGTTTGGTCACTGAGGAATTTTGAGGACTTATCCGGGCCGAGGTGGCCGAGGGAGCCGCCGTGCGCAGAGCTGAGCCGGAGCCGTTTGAAGTGTCGGCACTCATCACGtgttctctcgctctcttctcGCCTCTGCAGAATGTAAAGTGTGGAGAAATCCGCTGAATTTATTCCGTGGAGCTGAATATAATCGGTGAGTTCTGCCAGCAGCCGTACCTGCGTGTGAATCTGCCTCCCGACTCCCAGCTCGCCTGAAGGAACGCGCAGCTCTCGCCTTCGCCGCCTCTTTCTCTCTGGTCTTTTCACCTCCGAGATGATGGGTGTCGGGTTCCCCCTCCGCTCTGATCCTTtctgttcctctttttccttgggtttcctttgttttcttgaCCCGGTTTTATCTTCTTCTCTCGTTCCTGTCTCGCTGCGGGGTCATTTAAAGGCACCGCGCCGTCGTCACGtgtcattaaaaacaacaaaagtagCATTTTACTTTAACTTCTGGTGCACGCGAAGCTTGACACGGATAAAAAAAGGGACTATTTAATCTCCCACCCTTGTTTGCGCAGGTATACGTGGGTCACCGGTCGAGAGCCGCTGACTTACTACGACATGAACCTGTCGGCTCAGGACCACCAGACCTTCTTCACCTGCGACTCCGACCACCTCCGGCCCGCCGACGCCAGTAAGCCCGGGTGGGAACGCCGCTCCTCCGGCCGTTGATGCGACTGCTCTGATTTTCGGGTTTGTTTTGCTCTGTGGCAGTCATGCAGAAGGCGTGGCGGGAGAGGAACCCACAGGCTCGGATCTCCGCGGCGCACGAAGCTCTGGAGCTGGAAGAGTGAGCCAGTTTGGTCCATCTGTGCTTTTACTAGTTTAGACCAAGCAGTGAGACTAGTTCCCAGTTTACTGGGACACCTTTACTGTCTATGAGCTCTTGTTAGGGATGTTTGTTGTACAGTATAAAAAGTCAGCATCCTCTTCATGGCTCCGGTCATGAGGTATCAGGGCTgatgcatgtgcacgtgcacgggcaCGCTGACGgtgactcctcctctcctgtagtTGTGCCACCGCGTACATCCTGCTGGCGGAGGAAGAGGCCACCACCATCATGGAGGCAGAACGCTTGTTTAAGCAGGCGCTGAAGGCTGGAGAGAGCTGCTACCGCCgcagccagcagctgcagcaccacagcacgCAGTACGAAGCCCAGCACAGTGAGTACGGTACACGGCGGCATCACACGTGACGAGAGCGGAAAGGCAGTGTTGGACCGATGCCGTGTGTTCCTACCAGGAAGAGACACTAACGTGCTGGTGTACATAAAGAGGAGACTGGCCATGTGCTCCAGAAAGCTGGGCCGGACACGAGAGGCAGTTAAAATGATGAGAGATGTAAGTGCAGGACCCACTCAGGTCCGGCTCCATGTCCAACCTGCCTGCTGAAGGTCGCCCCCTGTCGGCCATTCTGTATAACAACAGCTGTGTTTTTCAGTTAATGAAGGAGTTCCCTCTTCTCAGCATGTTCAACATCCACGAAAACCTGCTGGAGTCGCTATTAGAGCTCCAGAATTACGCAGACGTCCAGGCCGTTCTGGCCAAATACGACGGTGAGAGACGTGAAGCGACCGTGCGCGGCgttcctgctgcttctccccAGGAAGCTTCCATAGTTTCGCCCTCGCCGCTAACGTGTCCGCTCTGTGTCTCCCCTTCAGATATCAGTTTACCCAAATCTGCAACAATATGCTACACAGCAGCGTTGCTCAAAGCCAGGGCGGTATCAGACAAGTGAGTATCGCTTTCAGTCCACCGCAGCGctaacatggggggggggctgggggggctgtAACTGAACTCCCAGCTACGACGCTGCCTAGAGGTACGGCTAAG
The nucleotide sequence above comes from Takifugu rubripes chromosome 9, fTakRub1.2, whole genome shotgun sequence. Encoded proteins:
- the st7 gene encoding suppressor of tumorigenicity 7 protein isoform X13 is translated as MFGTESSLSMFLNTLTPKFYVALTGTSSLISGLILIFEWWYFRKYGTSFIEQVSVSHLRPLLGGVDSSSPSNASTSNGEADSSRQSVSECKVWRNPLNLFRGAEYNRYTWVTGREPLTYYDMNLSAQDHQTFFTCDSDHLRPADAIMQKAWRERNPQARISAAHEALELEDCATAYILLAEEEATTIMEAERLFKQALKAGESCYRRSQQLQHHSTQYEAQHRRDTNVLVYIKRRLAMCSRKLGRTREAVKMMRDHVQHPRKPAGVAIRAPELRRRPGRSGQIRRYQFTQICNNMLHSSVAQSQGGIRQILSRGSVTTRAEYSRDERSRSHPQSGGIQPSRSQVSAGDEESDSSSRTHPEARRQRGHRLRLLPPAALEAGRGGAQPAPLHLGGHVQNDPLSSREGSPVLPVPHLHRDGRQRAATHVSRGVGVPEEGAALLHPLHSRPVFLHRHAGSAHTPVS
- the st7 gene encoding suppressor of tumorigenicity 7 protein isoform X2, giving the protein MFGTESSLSMFLNTLTPKFYVALTGTSSLISGLILIFEWWYFRKYGTSFIEQVSVSHLRPLLGGVDSSSPSNASTSNGEADSSRQSVSECKVWRNPLNLFRGAEYNRYTWVTGREPLTYYDMNLSAQDHQTFFTCDSDHLRPADAIMQKAWRERNPQARISAAHEALELEDCATAYILLAEEEATTIMEAERLFKQALKAGESCYRRSQQLQHHSTQYEAQHRRDTNVLVYIKRRLAMCSRKLGRTREAVKMMRDLMKEFPLLSMFNIHENLLESLLELQNYADVQAVLAKYDGERREATVRGVPAASPQEASIVSPSPLTCPLCVSPSDISLPKSATICYTAALLKARAVSDKFSPEAASRRGLSTAEMNAVEAIHRAVEFNPHVPKYLLEMKSLILPPEHILKRGDSEAIAYAFFHLQHWKRVEGALNLLHCTWEGSARSCSAAFRMIPYPLEKGHLFYPYPICTETADRELLPMFHEVSVYPKKELPFFILFTAGLCSFTAMLALLTHQFPELMGVFAKAFLSTLFAPLNFIMEKVESILPSSLWHQLTRI
- the st7 gene encoding suppressor of tumorigenicity 7 protein isoform X1 produces the protein MFGTESSLSMFLNTLTPKFYVALTGTSSLISGLILIFEWWYFRKYGTSFIEQVSVSHLRPLLGGVDSSSPSNASTSNGEADSSRQSVSECKVWRNPLNLFRGAEYNRYTWVTGREPLTYYDMNLSAQDHQTFFTCDSDHLRPADAIMQKAWRERNPQARISAAHEALELEDCATAYILLAEEEATTIMEAERLFKQALKAGESCYRRSQQLQHHSTQYEAQHRRDTNVLVYIKRRLAMCSRKLGRTREAVKMMRDLMKEFPLLSMFNIHENLLESLLELQNYADVQAVLAKYDGERREATVRGVPAASPQEASIVSPSPLTCPLCVSPSDISLPKSATICYTAALLKARAVSDKFSPEAASRRGLSTAEMNAVEAIHRAVEFNPHVPKYLLEMKSLILPPEHILKRGDSEAIAYAFFHLQHWKRVEGALNLLHCTWEGSARSCSAAFRMIPYPLEKGHLFYPYPICTETADRELLPTVFHEVSVYPKKELPFFILFTAGLCSFTAMLALLTHQFPELMGVFAKAFLSTLFAPLNFIMEKVESILPSSLWHQLTRI
- the st7 gene encoding suppressor of tumorigenicity 7 protein isoform X10 — translated: MFGTESSLSMFLNTLTPKFYVALTGTSSLISGLILIFEWWYFRKYGTSFIEQVSVSHLRPLLGGVDSSSPSNASTSNGEADSSRQSVSECKVWRNPLNLFRGAEYNRYTWVTGREPLTYYDMNLSAQDHQTFFTCDSDHLRPADAIMQKAWRERNPQARISAAHEALELEDCATAYILLAEEEATTIMEAERLFKQALKAGESCYRRSQQLQHHSTQYEAQHRRDTNVLVYIKRRLAMCSRKLGRTREAVKMMRDHVQHPRKPAGVAIRAPELRRRPGRSGQIRRYQFTQICNNMLHSSVAQSQGGIRQILSRGSVTTRAEYSRDERSRSHPQSGGIQPSRSQVSAGDEESDSSSRTHPEARRQRGHRLRLLPPAALEAGRGGAQPAPLHLGGQCTLLLCSVQNDPLSSREGSPVLPVPHLHRDGRQRAATHSVSRGVGVPEEGAALLHPLHSRPVFLHRHAGSAHTPVS
- the st7 gene encoding suppressor of tumorigenicity 7 protein isoform X11 — translated: MFGTESSLSMFLNTLTPKFYVALTGTSSLISGLILIFEWWYFRKYGTSFIEQVSVSHLRPLLGGVDSSSPSNASTSNGEADSSRQSVSECKVWRNPLNLFRGAEYNRYTWVTGREPLTYYDMNLSAQDHQTFFTCDSDHLRPADAIMQKAWRERNPQARISAAHEALELEDCATAYILLAEEEATTIMEAERLFKQALKAGESCYRRSQQLQHHSTQYEAQHRRDTNVLVYIKRRLAMCSRKLGRTREAVKMMRDHVQHPRKPAGVAIRAPELRRRPGRSGQIRRYQFTQICNNMLHSSVAQSQGGIRQILSRGSVTTRAEYSRDERSRSHPQSGGIQPSRSQVSAGDEESDSSSRTHPEARRQRGHRLRLLPPAALEAGRGGAQPAPLHLGGQCTLLLCSVQNDPLSSREGSPVLPVPHLHRDGRQRAATHVSRGVGVPEEGAALLHPLHSRPVFLHRHAGSAHTPVS
- the st7 gene encoding suppressor of tumorigenicity 7 protein isoform X12; translated protein: MFGTESSLSMFLNTLTPKFYVALTGTSSLISGLILIFEWWYFRKYGTSFIEQVSVSHLRPLLGGVDSSSPSNASTSNGEADSSRQSVSECKVWRNPLNLFRGAEYNRYTWVTGREPLTYYDMNLSAQDHQTFFTCDSDHLRPADAIMQKAWRERNPQARISAAHEALELEDCATAYILLAEEEATTIMEAERLFKQALKAGESCYRRSQQLQHHSTQYEAQHRRDTNVLVYIKRRLAMCSRKLGRTREAVKMMRDHVQHPRKPAGVAIRAPELRRRPGRSGQIRRYQFTQICNNMLHSSVAQSQGGIRQILSRGSVTTRAEYSRDERSRSHPQSGGIQPSRSQVSAGDEESDSSSRTHPEARRQRGHRLRLLPPAALEAGRGGAQPAPLHLGGHVQNDPLSSREGSPVLPVPHLHRDGRQRAATHSVSRGVGVPEEGAALLHPLHSRPVFLHRHAGSAHTPVS